The genomic window GAGATCGCATCGGCAGCGACGTTCGTCCCCACGATCGACTTGAAAGTCACGGCGCCGCGAATGGGATAGTTGATGGAGGCGCTTAGCATCGCTGCCGCGCCAGCCTCATTCGCGCATGTCTCGAGATGGATGCCCAGCTCCTCCAGCAAGTCGTGCGCGTCGCTCAACACGTCCACGAGCGCGGATACTGGGGCTCCTTGATATCCGCCGACGTAGGATACCCCCGATTGAAGCAGAGCCTTGGTCACGGCGAGGATGCCTTCGCCCTCGAAGACCTCACCCTTGCCGACACGAAGCTGCTGTACTTCCTCGTGAAAAGAACGCTCCGGCATGTTACCTCCTATTTATAGCTGGCCGATTCTGGCTTTGAGGTCCGCTACGGAAACGATCGTCCGGACGTGGCTGGCGTTTGCGATTGCGCGGCCATCACAGGTGACCGACGCGGAGAACGTAATCCTGCGCTTATTCGTTTCCGCCACGGTCACGACGACGTCGGCGCTCCGGCCGAGCTTCGCAGCCCCCACATGCTCGAGAGTGACCTGGGATCCGACGCTGTCCATCCCGTCGTCGATCATGGTCAGGAGC from Nitrobacteraceae bacterium AZCC 1564 includes these protein-coding regions:
- a CDS encoding fluoroacetyl-CoA thioesterase (product_source=KO:K18700; cath_funfam=3.10.129.10; cog=COG5496; ko=KO:K18700; superfamily=54637), whose product is MVEVGKELSRTIEIDEARAISFMGPELRVYATPSILADIEFACRDLLLTMIDDGMDSVGSQVTLEHVGAAKLGRSADVVVTVAETNKRRITFSASVTCDGRAIANASHVRTIVSVADLKARIGQL